The segment ATGGGCACGAATTTCGCAGAGGATGACCTCAATGCGGTCATCCGGCAACACTCGGAACTGCTTGCAAACCAGTTGCACGCACAGCGCGAGAACCTGTTCCCGCCTGACGCGCACAAGCAGATGCGCAAGTTCACCTCGGGCGAGGCTGCCGCGCTGCTGGGCGTGAATGACAGCTATTTGCGCAAATTGCATCTGGACGGCAAGGGCCCCTCGCCTGCCCTGACCAGCGGAAACCGGCGTCTCTATTCTGCGCAGGACATCCAGCAATTGCGCATTTTGCTAGAAAAAACTGCACGAAATCAAGGTGATTACCTGCCCGGCCGCCGCGATGGCGACCATATGCAGGTCATTGGCGTTATGAATTTCAAGGGCGGCTCGGCCAAGACCACCACAGCCGCCCATCTGGCGCAGCGCCTGGCCCTGAAAGGCTATCGCGTGCTGGCGATCGATCTGGACCCGCAGGCCTCGCTGACCGCACTGCACGGCGTGCAACCCGAATATGACCTGCCCGATGGCGGCACCATCTATGATGCGATTCGCTATCAGGACCCGGCACCGATTCGGGATGTGATCCGACCGACCTATCTGCCGAATCTGGATCTGATTCCCGGCAACCTCGAATTGATGGAATTCGAACATGAAACCCCGCGCGCCCTGGCACAGGGCAACGCAGGGCTTTTCTTTTTCCGCGTGCGCGAGGCATTGGCACAGGTCGATGATGATTACGATGTGGTCGTGATCGATTGCCCGCCGCAACTGGGCTTTCTGACCATGTCGGCCCTGTCGGCGGCAACCGGCGTTCTGGTGACCATCCACCCCGAGATGCTGGACGTCATGTCGATGAGCCAGTTCCTGCGGATGACGGCCGACCTGATGGATGTGATCGCCGAAAGCGGCGCGGATATGTCCCATGACTGGATGCGCTATCTGCTGACCCGCTATGAGCCGACCGATGCGCCGCAGAATCGCATCGTGGCCTTTCTGCGCACCATGTATGGCGACAAGGTCTTGAACGCGCCGATGCTGAAATCGACGGCAATATCGGATGCGGGCCTGACCAAACAGACGCTCTACGAGGTTGAACGCTCGGCCTTCACGCGATCCACCTATGATCGCGCCATTGAAAGCCTGAATGCCGTCAATGATGAAATCGCACAATTGATCCAGAAGACCTGGGGGCGCGAATGAGCGATAACCGCAAGAAACGATTGGCCGCACTGGACAGCCTGTCCCAGATCGGGACCGCGGCACCGCCGTCAATGATGGGCAGCAACCGGGCGCTGCGTTCGGCCCGCGATGCGGTCGACAGCCATCGGATCTGGGAGCTGGACCCGGAACAGATCCTGGACGACCGCAAGGCCGACCGGATGGATCACAGCGACATCGACGACCTGCGCCAATCCATCGAAACGGTAGGGCAAACCGTGCCGATTCTGGTTCGGCGCGACCCCAATGACAGCAACCGCTATCTTCTGGTCTATGGACGGCGCCGGCTGGAGGCCGTGCGCGCCTCGGATCAGGTCGGCAAGGTGCGGGCGATGATCGCCTCGATGGACGATCGCACCGCAATAAGCGCGCAAGCCTCTGAAAACACTGCAAGACGCGACCTGAGTTTCATCGAACGGGCCATGTTTGCCCAACAATTGCTGGAAAGCGGCTTCGGCACCCAGGCTGAGGTCGCCGAGGTGCTGAATGTCACGAAATCAGCGATCTCGATGTCACTTTCGGTGGCCCGCGCGGTCGGTGACGCATTGGCCCATGCCATCGGCCCCGCCCATGGCATCGGACGACCCCGTTGGGAGGCGCTGGTCAATGATCTGGCTGAAACGCAGGTCAATATTGACGAGTTGATCGATCTGGCCGTGCGGGTCCGCCAGGAAACATCGCCGGATGTTGCGGATCCTTCGGTTGCAGCGTTCGATGCAGTAACCCGACGTTTACGCAAAAAGCCGAAACCTGAAAGCGCGCCAAGGCTGCCCAGCCAGACCCTGCGTCTGGGCCAGACGGCGACAGGCAAGTTGAAACGCACCAGGGACGGCATGCGGCTGGACATCAAGACCGGTGACGAGGAATTCGCGGACTGGCTGGCACAGCAGATCGCCGCATCGGTCGAAGACCTTCACGCCCGCTGGAAGAAGCGCGGCTGAGGACGAGGCAGGCAACAACAAGGAGGCACAGGCAAGCCAAAGAAAAAGGCCCCGCAAGGCACATACCTCACGAGACCCTTTGATCGTAGCAAGTCCAAGGTAATCCTCTGAGTCGTCACCTGCAAGTCCCTTTGCGATTTGCAGGGCGGGATTTCTTTGTCTTCGTGACAAAAAATCATGACTTTTTACGCAATAACGCCTTTTGGGCGCATGGCTGACCCTGCGCAAGTGCAGGAGAGCCGTGCAGAGTTCCATGTTCCGATGCCGCGCGGCGTCGACAAATGGCAGCTGTTGCGCGAGCTTTCGGTCGCGCGCAAGGAATTTGGCCTGAGCGATCGCGACCTGACCGTGTTGCAGGCGCTGATCAGCTTCTATCCCGGAACATGTCTTGATTCACCCGAACGCATGGTGATCCATGCATCGAATGCGACCATCTGCGAGCGGCTTCACGGCATGCCCTGCTCGACCATGCGCCGCCATCTGGCGCGGCTGATCGACAGCGGACTGCTGATGCGGCGTGACAGCCCCAATGGCAAAAGATATGTCCGGCGCGGCGCCTCGGGCACACGGGCCTTCGGGATCGATCTGACCCCCCTGCCCTATCTGTTCGAGCGCATCACCCAGACGGCAGACCGGGTGCGCGCCGAGGCTGCAGAGCTGGCCATGCAGCGCGAAACCGTCAGCCTGATGCGCCGCGACCTGTTGAATGCCCTTCACAGCGAGCCCGATCTGCCCAGCAAGCTGACACGACGCCTGTGGGACATCGCCGAGATGAGTGGCAAGCTGTTGCGCCGCAAGCTGAACCTGGAACAAATCAATGAGCTGAAAGACCTGTTGACGCAAAGTCTCGACATGCTTGGGCTAAGCGAAAACCCTCTCGAAACAGTTAAATTGAGCAGCAGCGACAGCCAAAATGAGCAGCACATTCAGAATACAAAAAAAGATTACTCTGAATCTGAAAAGACGGTTGCGGCGGACAGTCCCCCTGCCCCGACACCAGCGCTCGATACAGTCCTGTCAGCATGCCATGAAGTTCAGGCAATGAGTGCAGACGAAATCCGAAACTGGAACGACCTGCACCAGGCAACAGAGCAATTATATCCCATGATGGGAATCGGGTCGCAGGTCTGGCACGAAGCCAAGCAGCGAATGGGTGCTACGGTTGCCTCAATCACGCTGGCCGCGATACTTCAACGGTTCACCAGCATTCGCTCTCCGGGGGCTTATTTGCGATCCTTGACGGCCAAGGCTGCAAATGGAAGATTCTCGGTCACGCCAATGATCCAGGCTCTTGCCAAAACAGCGCATAAGCCGAGTTCACAGCTGTGAACCTGTGTTGTGAACCGGCTTTTCGGCGGAAATCTGGGTGGAACCGGACAAATATCGCGTTATTGAAGGATCTAGCGCGCCAGAATACCCGAAAATGGATCCTTTCGTCGCGACAGGAACGCGCCCTGCCCCGATACGGCTTCCCATCACAAGACCGCTGCCATGCGTAATATGTGGCTCAACCAGATCCCGCGATTGCCGCACTCGCTATGAACGAGTGCGAAATACCTGAGGCCCTCGATAGAATGACCCGGTTACTGTGCTATTCGCTATGATCACTTCATGCTCATCCCGAAAAAGATGATGGTAGTGCGCTTCGGTCAGGGCATCCGCAGTTTCAACGCCCTCCACCTCCAGTAGCTGTCTTGCCGCGAATATCACCTCGGTTTCGTCCGATCTTTAATCTGACAAGGATGCGATGCTGCGGAGATACGATCAGATCCTCAGCGGCAAGACTTTGTCCCAGAGCCGATGCCCCGATCCGGATCGGGCAAGGTTTCGGCAGACACGTCAATATGATGGCGTCCAGAACATGCCGCCCGATTCAACGAATGGATCGCCGCGAGGTCCTGAGTGACAATCAGATCCCCCTTGTTCAGAGTTTCGATCGGCACCCGAGCCACAGAGGTCAGGATCATGCCGACATTAAATGACACGGAACGCCTCCCGTATCATTGGCCCGAATGCTCAATGTGCCGACACGGTCCCCAGTTCTATGGAAGACTCTGTATGCGAGGCTCATGTATGGCGGTGCCGCGAGGTTGATATCTTCCTGGATTTCATCCAGGCCCAGCTCCCATCAGGTCGGGATATTTTCACATGTCATCCCAATTTCTTCGTTGAAAAATCACAAATCTACCGTGATGGTGCCGCCAAAGACGGCGGCGATATTCACGGTCACAGTGTCGTTCAGGCCGACATTACTATAATACGATCCAAATGCTGTTGCTTCGCTTGCAAAGTCAGGCATATCCCTTCGAACAAGTATCGGGCGCGCATGTCCAAATGCTGTCGCCTTCGAATGATATGGAATGCATCTCCGGGTGGCGATATTTCTTGCCGCTTGCGCACTATCGCAATCGGCTGAAATTCGGGCGGATTTGCGGAAGTCCTCGCAGATTTGAGAGATTTGAGTTCGGCGTGGGGCAGGGCGCGGCGCATATATGAAATCCCCGCTTCATCCCGTGTGCTGGGAATATGCGTTGCCCCAAGCGGGTGCAGGTCTGTCTTTGCGTCCTGCGGTGCTACGTCTCAAAATATACATTTCATGCGCAGTCTTTCCATCCATCGTATAGGAAGGCGTGATGCGGATATTTTATGCCGCCGTAAGTCGGGCGAGGGCGCCTTAACGCAAAGATCGAAGATCACTCAGGCTTGCATTCAGCCCAAACATGCATGAGCTTAAGCCCGCTTCGGAAGCGCTGCGTTCCAGCAAGGCTATCATGCCGCGTCGCTGCGAATGGTGCACCCCTCTGTTCATGCGGGTCAGGATCAAGCCCCCGATGTGAGCGGTGATCCGTCGGTCCGACTTCTAAATTGGAGTGCCGTTTGCAAAGGGCAGGAATGAGCTGCGCCGAACTGACCGAGAGGAGCTTGGAAATCATGTGGTGGCGTAAGAACTGCCAAGAGTTTTGGGATGGAGCCGGGGACCTCAATCCCCTTGCTGGAGGTGCAACAGGTGGGGTTCGGCCGCTGTCCCCGGCTATTCGCTCTGTCGTAGGCGCCAATGCTGGCAGGGACGAGGGGCGCATGCGCGGGGCAGGGGAGTTGGGTGCCCTCTCCGCAGGCCAAGTGCCGCTCTCCGCAAATGACATTTCGCGCGATCCGCCATCCGACCAAAAAAGTGGTCGCGTCAGGACACATGCTGAAACGACCGTTTGTAAACGAATGCAAGCGCAGGAAACGCACCTACAATCGCGCTAATCTCCAGTTTCCATGCATCGCGCGCGATCCGAGAGGGTAGGGGGCCTCATATAAGTCCCATCAAGAATTCAATGCAGGAGCATTTGTTCTGCTATCAAATTTTAGACCGCATTAAATGATTTAAGTGCGGTTAAGACGCGTAATAAATTAAAAATACTCGCTTAGACAGCGTTGTCACATTAACTCGACCCTGTTGGAAGCGTTGGAAATTTTGCGTAGTTGCTGCGCATGAGCATGATC is part of the Paracoccus seriniphilus genome and harbors:
- the repA gene encoding plasmid partitioning protein RepA, whose protein sequence is MGTNFAEDDLNAVIRQHSELLANQLHAQRENLFPPDAHKQMRKFTSGEAAALLGVNDSYLRKLHLDGKGPSPALTSGNRRLYSAQDIQQLRILLEKTARNQGDYLPGRRDGDHMQVIGVMNFKGGSAKTTTAAHLAQRLALKGYRVLAIDLDPQASLTALHGVQPEYDLPDGGTIYDAIRYQDPAPIRDVIRPTYLPNLDLIPGNLELMEFEHETPRALAQGNAGLFFFRVREALAQVDDDYDVVVIDCPPQLGFLTMSALSAATGVLVTIHPEMLDVMSMSQFLRMTADLMDVIAESGADMSHDWMRYLLTRYEPTDAPQNRIVAFLRTMYGDKVLNAPMLKSTAISDAGLTKQTLYEVERSAFTRSTYDRAIESLNAVNDEIAQLIQKTWGRE
- the repB gene encoding plasmid partitioning protein RepB, which encodes MSDNRKKRLAALDSLSQIGTAAPPSMMGSNRALRSARDAVDSHRIWELDPEQILDDRKADRMDHSDIDDLRQSIETVGQTVPILVRRDPNDSNRYLLVYGRRRLEAVRASDQVGKVRAMIASMDDRTAISAQASENTARRDLSFIERAMFAQQLLESGFGTQAEVAEVLNVTKSAISMSLSVARAVGDALAHAIGPAHGIGRPRWEALVNDLAETQVNIDELIDLAVRVRQETSPDVADPSVAAFDAVTRRLRKKPKPESAPRLPSQTLRLGQTATGKLKRTRDGMRLDIKTGDEEFADWLAQQIAASVEDLHARWKKRG
- the repC gene encoding plasmid replication protein RepC, producing the protein MTFYAITPFGRMADPAQVQESRAEFHVPMPRGVDKWQLLRELSVARKEFGLSDRDLTVLQALISFYPGTCLDSPERMVIHASNATICERLHGMPCSTMRRHLARLIDSGLLMRRDSPNGKRYVRRGASGTRAFGIDLTPLPYLFERITQTADRVRAEAAELAMQRETVSLMRRDLLNALHSEPDLPSKLTRRLWDIAEMSGKLLRRKLNLEQINELKDLLTQSLDMLGLSENPLETVKLSSSDSQNEQHIQNTKKDYSESEKTVAADSPPAPTPALDTVLSACHEVQAMSADEIRNWNDLHQATEQLYPMMGIGSQVWHEAKQRMGATVASITLAAILQRFTSIRSPGAYLRSLTAKAANGRFSVTPMIQALAKTAHKPSSQL
- a CDS encoding Hint domain-containing protein; this translates as MIFAARQLLEVEGVETADALTEAHYHHLFRDEHEVIIANSTVTGSFYRGPQVFRTRS
- a CDS encoding Hint domain-containing protein translates to MGRHVLDAIILTCLPKPCPIRIGASALGQSLAAEDLIVSPQHRILVRLKIGRNRGDIRGKTATGGGGR